TGTCTCAACCGGGACCGGTCGGCGGAGATGCTCGAGAAAGCCCGCATTCCGGCCAATTACCGCAATGACCGGTTCGAGAACTTCTCCGACCGGGGCTCGAACGAGCTGCGCGGGATTCTCACGATGCTGCTGCGCTACTGCGACGAGTTTCCGGCAGTGGATCCGCCGGGGCTGCTGTTCATCGGCGATCCGGGCACGGGCAAGACGCACCTGGCAGTGGCGGTGCTGCGCCGGCTGATCGAGAACGGCTTCGCGGGCGTCTTCATGGATTACCAGATGCTGCTCGAACGGATCCGCGCCAGCTACGATCCGGCCAGCGGAGAGAGCCCGCGCGAAGCCTACGAGACGGCGCTCGAAAGCGAGGTGCTGCTGCTCGACGATCTGGGCGCCCACCGGGTGACCGACTGGGTGGAGGACACGGTGACGTCGATCATCACGCACCGCTGCAACGAGCGGCGGCCGCTGATCGC
This DNA window, taken from Bryobacteraceae bacterium, encodes the following:
- a CDS encoding IstB-like ATP-binding protein, producing the protein MAEQECPLCGGTGWKIVEREGLSAAERCQCLNRDRSAEMLEKARIPANYRNDRFENFSDRGSNELRGILTMLLRYCDEFPAVDPPGLLFIGDPGTGKTHLAVAVLRRLIENGFAGVFMDYQMLLERIRASYDPASGESPREAYETALESEVLLLDDLGAHRVTDWVEDTVTSIITHRCNERRPLIATTNLPDPDMGGKVIERLPDGAPSRYDIRTTLLDRIGMRARSRLFEMCRVIRMPKVDDYRIVTRRQA